The nucleotide window GACCGCGAGGAGGGTGACCGCCGCGATCGCGAGCGCGAAGCGTCGGTTCACGTGTTCAGCTCACCTCAGACGACACAGCGCATCTCGGCCGGGAGGTACGAGCCGATCGCCGCGAGCAGCCCCGGCGGGTCGGTCCCCTCCGCGCAGACGATGCTCTGTTCCAACAGGCCCAGCCGCTCGACGGTGACGATGTCCTGGGCGTGGCCCGCGCGGTTCACCGTCGCCCGCGTCTCGCCGCGGGTCGCGGAGTTGACGTTCACCCGCCCGTCGCCGCGCTGCCAGTCGTACAGGCGGTCGCGCTCGGGGTCGGCGAGCCGGGACGGCTCCGCGTCCGGGTCGCCGGGGTCGCCGTAGACGAACCGCATCGGGAGGTGCTGGACGAGCCCGAACCGCTCGACGACCTGCTGCGGCGAGCCGACGCCGAGGCCGAGTTCGTCGGCTGCGACGAAGACCTCCGTGCCGGCGTCGAGAGTGAACCCGTCGTCGTCCCACGATTCGAGGGTGCCGACGTACGTCTCGCCCGACTCCAGTCCCCCGTCGTGGGCGACGATCTCGCCCCACGTCTCCGCGAGGACGTTACGCGCGACCGGCGCGTCCTCACCGGTCACGTCCACCTGAACGAAGCCGTCGTCGCGGACGCCGACCTGCCAGTCGACGTCGAGCTCGCCGACGTCGTTGGCGACGAGCGAGTTCATGCCGTCGAGCGCGCGGTCGCGGGCGTCGCCCTCGACGTAGCACTTGGTTGCGAGGACGACCATCAGCCGGTCACGTCCACGTTGAGCTCGTCGCGGAGCTTCCCGATCCGCTCGTCCATCGCATCGCGGAGCCGGTCGTTGTCCATCGCGTCGAGCGGCGAGCCGCACTCGGGGCACTCGAAGCCGAAGTCCATCGCCTCGCCGAACTCGAAGCGGATGGAACACACCTCACAGAGGTAGAACTCGTGGGTGCGCTCGTACTCCTCGCGCTCCTCTAAGGCGTCGAGCAGCCGGTACATCTCCTCTTGGAGGTTCTCCGGGATGTTGTCGTAGTGGAACGTCCACAGGTACGTGAGCCACCCGGAGTCCTCGTCGCGGACGCGGCGGTACGTCGCCAGGTCGTTCTCGTACAGGATGAACAGCGCGCGCCGCACGTCGTTGAGCTCTAATCCCAGCTCCTCGGCCAGCTCCTCGTCGGTGACCTCACCGTCGGGCGGCGCGGCCGCGACCGGCATCCCCGTCGGCCCCACCAGCTCGTGGAGGTACTTCTGGATGACGGGGTCGTTCAGTAGATCCTCAAAAGCCATTACAGGAATCTGGTGGCGGAACCCGGTTAAAAGCTCCGAAAGGCGCGGTCACGATCGATCTGTCCCCGGAAAAGATCGCCGTCCCGGACCGCCGGCGATCGACCGCTGGGTCCGGCAGAGCTTTACGCGCCGTGGCTCACACTCGCTGGTATGACCGACTCGGTCGACGGCGGCGGGCGTCGTGTGCTCGGTGCCGTCGCGCTCCTCGCGGTCCCGGTCGTGTTGGCGGGGGTGCCGCTCGTTCCGCTCGCCGCGCTGCTCGGCCCGGGCGGACTCGGAGTCTTCCCGGTCGGCGCGCCCGGCGGGCTGCTCGCGGCCGCCGTCGTCGGGCCCGTCGCCGCCGCGCTCCTCGGACCGGTCCTCGTCGACCGACGGATCGCGCGGCTCCCCGACGCCGACCTCGACGACCGCCGCGCCGAGTTCGTCGCCGACCGCGTCGAGCGGCTCGCGGCCGACGTCGGCGTCGACGCCCCCGAGGTGACCGCGGTCCGCGCCGACGCCGCGAACGTCGCCGTCGCGGACGGCTACCGCGGCTCCCGGCTGGTGGTCTCGACGCGGCTGCTCGGGCTTCCCGAGGCCGACCGCGACGCCGCGCTGCGTCACGCCCTGATCAGGCTCCGGACCCGGCAGGCGCTGCTCACGACCGCGACGCTCCCGGCGCTGGCCGCCGTCGAGACCGCGGCCCTGCTCGCGACGCTGCTCGTGGGCCGCCGCGGCGACCGCACCGCCGCCGACCGGCGCGTCAACCGGATCCACGGGTACGAGCCGGACCGCGAGCGCGTCCCGTCGTGGGCCTACGTGGCCGCCGGGGCCCTGCTCTGGCTGGCGCTCCTTCCGGCGTGGCTCCCCGCGACGGTCGGCGACCGGCTCTCCGTCGCCGGCGGGCGCAGCGCCGCGGACGCGCTCGTCGCCCGGGCCGGGACCGAGGAGCGCGAGGGGCTCGGGAACGCGGTCGCGTTCGCCAGCGACGCCGCGGGCGCGGGCGACTGGCCCCCGCTTTTGGACCGCCTCTCGCTCGTCTCGATGGCCGACGCCGAGACGGGTCGCGTGCGGGGAACGAGCCGTCAGGAGGCGCGCACCCGGCTCGCGCGGCTCCGGTCGAAGCGGGTGCTGTAGGGTTCAGTCGAAGCGGGCGCTGTAGCTCCCGATCGTCTCGGTTCCCGCGTGGCAGCCGCCCCCGGATCAGGGGTGCGCCGGAACTTCCATCCGAACGGTCGTCCCGTCCCCGCCGGTCTCGACGTCGAACTCGCCGCCCGCCTTCCCCACGACCCAGTACATCAGCCAGATCCCGAGCCGGTCGGCGTGGGTCAGCGACGTCTCGCCCACCTCCAGCACCTGCATCTCGTGGTCCGGGATCCCCGGGCCGTCGTCCGCGATCTCGACGACGACCCACCCGTCCGAGCGGCGCTCGACCCGCACGTGGACGGAAGGGCTCGCCGCGTCGTTGTGTTTCACCGCGTTCTCGATCGCCTCCTCGACCGCGACCGTCAGCCCGACGACCGTCACGTGGATCGGGTCGCCGTCGGGCAGCGACAGCGTCACCGTCGCGTCCGGGTAGCGGCGCTGCGTCCGGTCCCGCAGCTCGACCAGCTGCTCGGCGAGGTCGATCGGGACGTCTGACTCGCTCTCGTCGAGCGTCTCGTTGACCTTCCGCACGGCCGACGCGATACCCATCAGATCCTCTGCGGTCTCGGAGATCACCGCGAGCGACTCGCGTGCCGACTCGTCGTCGATCTCGCCGCGCAGGAGGTCGGCGTACCCCTCGATCAGGTTCATTTTGTTCCGCAGGTTGTGTTTGAGCACCCGCGTCATCACCTCCAAGCGGCGCTCACGGATCTTTCGGTCGGTGATGTCGGTCTGGAAGCCGACGAAGTGGGTGACGGTCCCCTCGTCGTCACGGATCGGCGATATCGTCACCCGGTTCCAGAACTTCTGCCCGTTCGCCCGGTAGTTGAGGATGTCGACGGCGACGGGGCGCTTCTCGGCTATCGCCTCGCGGATCGCCGCCCGCGGCTCCGCGGTCGTGTCCTCCCCTTGGAGGAACCGACAGTCCTCGCCGAGCTTCTCCTCGCCGTAGCCGGTCATCTCCTCGAACCCGCCGTTGAGGTAGACGAGCGGGTTGTCGTCCCCTTCGGTCGCCGCCGCGAGGGTGATACCGACCGGCGACTCGTCCATCGCCCGCTCCTTGAGCCGCAGCTCGTCGACGGTCTCGGAAAGTTGGACCGAGGTCGACCGGCGCTCTATCAGGTTCTCGATCCGCGAGACGAGCCCCCGGCGGCTCGTCGGCAGCTCGATCACGTCGTCGACGCGGTCCCACGCGCGCTCTTTCGCCGCCGATCCGGTGTCTCCGCTCGCCAGCAGCGCAAACGGGAGGAACGCCGGATCGGCGCGTTCCCGCCGCGGCTCGATGCGCTCGCGGACGCGGTCGAACCCGGCCTCGTCGAGGACACAGCAGTCGAACCGCTCGTCGAGCGCCGCCGCCTCGCTGGCGGCGTCGACCGCGTACCGGTCGCCGAGGGCGTCGACGAGCAGTTCGCGGTCGCGCCGCCGTTCGACGAACAGCAGCACGCGGGCGTCGTCGTCGGGCTCGGGCGACGTTGCGGGCCCGGACGCTCCGACGCGCTCTCCCGAGTTCGGCCCCATCTCCCTTCGAACGACGACCCACATCCACTAAGAGGTACGGAAAATTCGGGTCCGCGACCGGCACTCTCGACGCGGGGTGACCGTCACCCACGCTTATGTCGGTCGTCGCGCACAGAGAAAACATGGCACCGTCGCTATCCGACCGACTCTCGACCGGTATCCCTGGGCTCGACGAGATCCTGTCCGGGGGACTCATTCGAGAGCGAAGCTACATGATCCGCGGGCAGGCGGGGAGCGGGAAGACGATCCTCAGCCTCCACTTCCTCGCCGCCGGGGTCGAGCGCGGCGAGACGGTCCTGTTCATCAACCTCGAAGAGGACCTGAGCGACCTGAAGGCGAACGCCGAGGCGCTGGGATTCGACACCGACGCGATCGAGTTCCTCGATCTGAGTCCCGGCGCGGACGTGTTCACGGAAGACCAGTCGTACGAGGTGTTCGCCCCCGAGGAGGTCGAACGCGAGCCGATCACGGAGCGGATCGTCGAGGGCGTGACCGCGGTCGACCCGGACAGGGTCGTCGTCGACCCGCTGACGCAGCTCCGGTTTCTCATGTCCGACGACTACCAGTTCCGCAAGCAGGTCGTCGGCTTCATGCGCTTCCTGAAAGACCGTGACGCGACGGTGCTGTTCACGGTTCAGGACACCGAGTCGCTGCCGACGGACGACCTCGAGTTTGTCACCGACGGCACGATCCGACTGGACACGGCGGGGTACGGCAAGACGATTGCCGTCCCGAAGTTCCGCGGGTCGTCGACGCAGGGAGGGGAACACGCCTACCGGGTCACCGACGCGGGCGTCGAGGTCTATCCCGCCTTACAGCCCGGCGAACACGCGGTCGAGTTCGACTTCGAGCAGATCTCCTCGGGCGTCGACGAGGTCGACGCGCTGCTCAACGGCGGGATCGAGCGGGGGACCGTCAGCATCGTGAGCGGACCGACGGGCGCGGGCAAGACCACCCTCTCCACGCAGTTCATGCGGGAGGCGGCCAAGCGCGGCGAGCGCTCCGTCATCTACCTGTTCGAGGAGAGCGAGGAGACGTTCCTCTCCCGATCGCGGGCGATCGGCGTCCCCGTCGACGAGATGATCGAACAGGGGACCCTCCAGGTGACCGAGGTGGAGGCGTTAGAGCGGTCGCCACAGGAGTTCGCGCGGATGGTCCGCGAGGAGGTCGAAGCGAGGGACGCGAAGATCGTGATGGTCGACGGCATCGCCGGCTACCGGCTGACGCTCCGCGGGACCGACGGGACGATGCTCCAGCAGATACACGCGCTCGGCCGGTACCTCAAGAACATGGGGGTGACGACGATCTTCGTCGACGAGACGCGCAACATCACGGGGGAGTTCCAGGCGACGATGGAGAACATGAGCTACCTCGCGGACAACATCATCTTCCTGCGGCACATCGAGGTGGAAGGCGAGCTCCGGAAGGCGATCGGCGTGTTGAAAAAGCGGACGAGCGACTTCGAGCGGACGATCCGCGAGTTTCGGATCACCGACCGAGGGATCGAGGTCGGCGAGCCGATGTCGCAGCTCAGCGGTATCCTGAGCGGTGCGCCGGAGGCGGTGGACCGAGACCCGGACTGAGGACCGAACCGCGGACGGAGGACCGAATCCCGGTCACTAAGGCGAGCCGTCGGGTCAGTCGCGGTCTTCGGATCCGGAATCGTCGCTGCCGGCCGCCTCCTCGGCGTCGACCACGGTCTTCCCGGTCGCCTCGGGGACGACCCGACGGTCGGCGTCCGCCCACTCGCGGTCCAGTTCGGTCCCGTCGAACAGCCGGTCGAGGAACACTGCCAGCCCGGCGACCTCGGAGTGCGGCTGGTTCGTCACGCCCACGTTGAAGTCGGCGCGCTCGTACAGCGCCCACGGCACCTTCTCGCCGCCGACGACGACGAGGACGTCGCGGGGCGAGGGCGGCGATCCGCCAGCGGTCGCGGCGCTCCCCACTTCGCCGTCGTCCGCGAGACCGGTCGCCTCGCGGATCTCCCCTTCCACGTCCTGAACGCGCTCGCCGTACATCGTGAGGTGGACGATGACCCCGTCGAACTCCCTGACGATCGCCTTCTGGTCGTCGCGCAGTTCCACGGCGAACGGGCCGCCGAACCGGTCGGTGATGTCGCGGACGGTCTCCGCCGATTGGCCGGCGTTGTCGGGGAAGATCACCCGGTCCGCGCCGAGCGCCCGCGCCGTGAGTCCCACGTGCGTCGTCATGCGGTCGTCGCGTCCCGGCCGGTGGCCGTAGCGGAGGACGACGACCTCGCGCGCGTCATTCATGCCACCCGATGGGAGACCGATCGGGGTGTCGCTTTCGATGCGACCGCGCGGTCGACGACCGCCGCCGCACCCATTTCGATCCGCGTCTATGGATCGAATTGGATATGAGTATCCCAAGGTGACCACGTAACTGGAAGTTTCATGTGGGAGGCGGTCGCGGTGTGAGCCATGACGAGCGTCAAGGAGTTCCGCGTCGACGAGCCGGCGACCGCCGACGGACTCGGTCGGGGGCGGTTCGTCTTCACGGACGCCTACTCCGTGTTCGACTGGGGGCAGATGCCCGACGCGATCCCGAACAAGGGGGCGAGCCTCTGTGCGATGGGCGCGTTCAACTTCGAACTGCTGGAACGCGAGGGGGTCCCGACCCATTACCGGGGCGTCACCGACCCGGTGGAGACCGCCGACGGCGGCGACGGTGATGGCGACGCGCCGACGGCCGTCCCCCTCGGCGAGGCGACCGCCCCGCCGACCGAGATGGCCCTCGACCTGACGCAGGTCCCCGACCTGCCGTACGAGGGTCCCCACGCGGGCTACGACTACGACGCCTTCCACGCCGCGGGCGGCGACAACTACCTCGTCCCGCTGGAGGTCGTCTTCCGCAACCGGGTCCCGGTCGGGTCCAGCCTGCGGCGTCGCGCGACCCCCGCCGAGTTCGGTCTCGACGACCTCGGCGTCGACCCCGGCGAGTGGCCGGACGGGCCGGTCGACCTCCCCGAGCCGGTCGTGGAGTTCTCGACGAAGTACGAACAGCAGGACCGCTACCTCACCCGGGCGGAGGCGGACGAGATAGCGGGCGCGGCCGACGTCGATGCGCTCGAATCCCTCGCGCGCGACGTGAACCGCGTCGTCACCGAGCGCGCCGAGGCGGCCGGGTTCGTCCACGAGGACGGGAAGATCGAGTGTCTCTACGCCGACGGCGAGCTCCGGGTCGCCGACGTGGTCGGCACCTTCGACGAGAACCGGTTCTCCTACGGCGGCCGGGGGATCTCGAAGGAGGTCGTCCGCCAGTGGTACAAGGCGAACGACCCCGACTGGGTCGCGGCCGTGAAGGAGGCGAAGGCGGCGGTCGCCGACCGCGACACCGACGACTGGCGCGAGCTCTGCGAGCCGGACCCCGTTCCCCTCCCCTCGGCGGTCGTCGACGCGGTTTCCGACCTGTACGCGGCCGGCACGAACGCGTACACCGACCGCGACTGGTTCGACGCCCCCGATATCGAGACCGCGCTCGACGCGGTCGACGGCCTGTAGCGTCGTCGGGGCTCGCTGGGGATCGTCGGAAGTCGCCGGGGGTCCGCGGAGATCGTTAGGGATCGCCGGAGGTCACCGGAGAGCGCCCCCGACCCTCACCATCGATCGGACGCGAGGGAACCTCTTTACCGGCGACGCGCGTGGATCGAGGCATGTCCACCGAGGCCGATTTCGGGGAGCGGCTGGAGGCGCAGACCGCGACGTACCTCGACCGGATCGACGACTGCGTCGTCCTCCTGCCGCGGGTCCTCGACGAGTACGCGACGGACGGGCCGTACCGCGACACGGTCGACGAGATAGCCGCCGTCGAGAGCGAGTGCGACGACCTCGTCCGCGAGCTCAGGACGCTCATCACGGACGCGGGCCCGGACGACATCGGACTCTTAAACACCCGGATCAACTTCAACGAGTCCGCCCTGCTCGACTTCTACAACGAGTTGGACGTGGTCGCGAACCACACCGAACGGATCGC belongs to Halorubrum sp. DM2 and includes:
- a CDS encoding DUF2110 family protein: MVVLATKCYVEGDARDRALDGMNSLVANDVGELDVDWQVGVRDDGFVQVDVTGEDAPVARNVLAETWGEIVAHDGGLESGETYVGTLESWDDDGFTLDAGTEVFVAADELGLGVGSPQQVVERFGLVQHLPMRFVYGDPGDPDAEPSRLADPERDRLYDWQRGDGRVNVNSATRGETRATVNRAGHAQDIVTVERLGLLEQSIVCAEGTDPPGLLAAIGSYLPAEMRCVV
- a CDS encoding ATPase domain-containing protein, translated to MAPSLSDRLSTGIPGLDEILSGGLIRERSYMIRGQAGSGKTILSLHFLAAGVERGETVLFINLEEDLSDLKANAEALGFDTDAIEFLDLSPGADVFTEDQSYEVFAPEEVEREPITERIVEGVTAVDPDRVVVDPLTQLRFLMSDDYQFRKQVVGFMRFLKDRDATVLFTVQDTESLPTDDLEFVTDGTIRLDTAGYGKTIAVPKFRGSSTQGGEHAYRVTDAGVEVYPALQPGEHAVEFDFEQISSGVDEVDALLNGGIERGTVSIVSGPTGAGKTTLSTQFMREAAKRGERSVIYLFEESEETFLSRSRAIGVPVDEMIEQGTLQVTEVEALERSPQEFARMVREEVEARDAKIVMVDGIAGYRLTLRGTDGTMLQQIHALGRYLKNMGVTTIFVDETRNITGEFQATMENMSYLADNIIFLRHIEVEGELRKAIGVLKKRTSDFERTIREFRITDRGIEVGEPMSQLSGILSGAPEAVDRDPD
- a CDS encoding transcription factor TFIIE subunit alpha, which encodes MAFEDLLNDPVIQKYLHELVGPTGMPVAAAPPDGEVTDEELAEELGLELNDVRRALFILYENDLATYRRVRDEDSGWLTYLWTFHYDNIPENLQEEMYRLLDALEEREEYERTHEFYLCEVCSIRFEFGEAMDFGFECPECGSPLDAMDNDRLRDAMDERIGKLRDELNVDVTG
- a CDS encoding PAS domain-containing protein; this encodes MGPNSGERVGASGPATSPEPDDDARVLLFVERRRDRELLVDALGDRYAVDAASEAAALDERFDCCVLDEAGFDRVRERIEPRRERADPAFLPFALLASGDTGSAAKERAWDRVDDVIELPTSRRGLVSRIENLIERRSTSVQLSETVDELRLKERAMDESPVGITLAAATEGDDNPLVYLNGGFEEMTGYGEEKLGEDCRFLQGEDTTAEPRAAIREAIAEKRPVAVDILNYRANGQKFWNRVTISPIRDDEGTVTHFVGFQTDITDRKIRERRLEVMTRVLKHNLRNKMNLIEGYADLLRGEIDDESARESLAVISETAEDLMGIASAVRKVNETLDESESDVPIDLAEQLVELRDRTQRRYPDATVTLSLPDGDPIHVTVVGLTVAVEEAIENAVKHNDAASPSVHVRVERRSDGWVVVEIADDGPGIPDHEMQVLEVGETSLTHADRLGIWLMYWVVGKAGGEFDVETGGDGTTVRMEVPAHP
- a CDS encoding tRNA (cytidine(56)-2'-O)-methyltransferase codes for the protein MNDAREVVVLRYGHRPGRDDRMTTHVGLTARALGADRVIFPDNAGQSAETVRDITDRFGGPFAVELRDDQKAIVREFDGVIVHLTMYGERVQDVEGEIREATGLADDGEVGSAATAGGSPPSPRDVLVVVGGEKVPWALYERADFNVGVTNQPHSEVAGLAVFLDRLFDGTELDREWADADRRVVPEATGKTVVDAEEAAGSDDSGSEDRD
- a CDS encoding phosphoribosylaminoimidazolesuccinocarboxamide synthase → MTSVKEFRVDEPATADGLGRGRFVFTDAYSVFDWGQMPDAIPNKGASLCAMGAFNFELLEREGVPTHYRGVTDPVETADGGDGDGDAPTAVPLGEATAPPTEMALDLTQVPDLPYEGPHAGYDYDAFHAAGGDNYLVPLEVVFRNRVPVGSSLRRRATPAEFGLDDLGVDPGEWPDGPVDLPEPVVEFSTKYEQQDRYLTRAEADEIAGAADVDALESLARDVNRVVTERAEAAGFVHEDGKIECLYADGELRVADVVGTFDENRFSYGGRGISKEVVRQWYKANDPDWVAAVKEAKAAVADRDTDDWRELCEPDPVPLPSAVVDAVSDLYAAGTNAYTDRDWFDAPDIETALDAVDGL